One genomic segment of Rubripirellula tenax includes these proteins:
- a CDS encoding SGNH/GDSL hydrolase family protein, translating into MIWQTSRLGIFATIVVVTATTAFVDDAGETADPSSRWMVVCFGDSITKRGYPSILGQMLDVETTNAGVAGNTSGEGLRRMQADVLSKNPDAVVVFFGTNDLRVDATKHVPPQQYEKNLEAIIDACRKQDAEVVLCTLPPIREEAFFKRHPRELYDAAGGLPVLVSAYQQAAIRVVAKHDVTLVDLQQILRGEPSWMSADGVHPSAEGNAIIAKHIARVIAPLIGRNPVDLTVSSANGS; encoded by the coding sequence ATGATTTGGCAGACTTCGAGACTCGGAATTTTTGCCACCATCGTTGTTGTGACGGCGACGACGGCATTTGTGGACGACGCTGGGGAAACGGCGGATCCGTCTTCGCGTTGGATGGTGGTTTGTTTTGGTGACAGCATCACTAAGCGAGGATATCCGTCTATTTTGGGGCAAATGCTGGATGTCGAAACCACCAACGCGGGCGTAGCCGGAAACACGTCGGGCGAGGGACTGCGTCGAATGCAAGCCGATGTCTTGAGCAAGAATCCGGATGCAGTGGTCGTGTTTTTCGGCACGAACGATTTGCGAGTCGATGCGACGAAACATGTCCCGCCACAGCAGTACGAAAAGAACCTGGAAGCCATCATCGACGCGTGTCGAAAGCAAGATGCCGAAGTCGTGCTGTGTACGTTGCCGCCGATTCGCGAAGAAGCCTTTTTCAAGCGGCACCCGCGAGAACTCTACGATGCCGCGGGAGGACTACCAGTTCTGGTGAGCGCATACCAACAAGCAGCGATTCGAGTCGTCGCCAAGCACGACGTTACGCTTGTCGACCTGCAACAGATACTCCGCGGCGAACCTAGCTGGATGAGCGCCGATGGTGTCCACCCCAGCGCCGAAGGAAACGCCATCATCGCCAAGCACATCGCTCGAGTGATTGCTCCGTTGATTGGCCGAAACCCCGTCGATTTGACTGTGTCGTCTGCAAACGGTTCCTAA